The Zingiber officinale cultivar Zhangliang chromosome 9A, Zo_v1.1, whole genome shotgun sequence genome window below encodes:
- the LOC122020455 gene encoding serine/arginine-rich splicing factor RSZ21A-like, translating to MSRVYVGNLDSRVSERDLEDEFRTFGVLRSVWVARRPPGYGFVEFDDRRDAMDAIRDIDGKHGWRVELSHNSKGGGGGRGRGGSGGGRGRAGGGDSNCYECGEPGHFARECRLRIGSGVLGSGRRRSPSPPRYRRSPSYGRGSRSPQGRRSPRRRSYSPRSRSPAYRREDSPHANRSPGRDRRRSYSPRPEKNFSRSPAYTREDPPHANGDGQQSRSRSRSRSQSRS from the exons atgtcacGAGTTTATGTTGGGAATTTGGACTCACGAGTCTCAGAAAGGGACCTGGAAGATGAATTCAGAACGTTTGGTGTTCTTCGAAG CGTTTGGGTTGCTCGAAGGCCACCTGGTTATGGCTTTGTTGAATTTGATGATCGAAGAGATGCAATGGATGCAATCCGTGATATAGATG GAAAACATGGGTGGCGTGTGGAGCTTTCTCACAACTCTAaaggtggtggtggtggacgTGGACGAGGTGGCAGTGGTGGTGGGCGTGGACGAGCTGGTGGTGGGGATTCGAACTGCTATGAATGCGGTGAACCTGGTCATTTTGCCCGAGAGTGTAGATTACGCATTGGGTCAGGTGTTTTAGGAAGCGGAAGGCGCAGAAGTCCTAGCCCACCTCGCTATCGCAGGAGCCCTAGCTATGGCCGTGG GAGTCGCAGCCCACAAGGGAGGAGGTCTCCTCGTCGTCGCAGCTATTCACCTCGAAGTAGGTCGCCTGCATACCGTCGGGAAGATTCCCCCCATGCCAATAG AAGCCCCGGTAGGGATAGAAGGCGTAGCTATTCGCCTCGTCCTGAGAAGAACTTCAGTCGTTCGCCAGCATATACTCGTGAAGATCCTCCTCATGCCAATGG GGATGGACAACAGAGCAGGAGCAGGAGCAGGAGCAGGAGCCAGAGCAGGAGctga
- the LOC122020454 gene encoding serine/threonine/tyrosine-protein kinase HT1-like has translation MGFCFPAVILRLRLGKRSHGGSSITLPSSSSSPPLPSSSSSYSRWLLVRRKPLPPPTEMEVMEKRRWDSLESWSMLLDLQGNGSDQGNDNNNDWEGVGQREEWMADLSQLFIGNKFASGSNSRIYRGIYKQRAVAIKMVRIPEQDQQKKTILEKQFNSEVSFLSRLYHLNIVQFIAACKKPPVYCIITEYMSQGTLRMYLHKKEPYSLSTETILRLALDISRGMQYLHSRGVIHRDLKSHNLLLNDEMRVKVADFGTSCLETQCKESKGNMGTYRWMAPEMIKEKPYTKKVDVYSFGIVLWELTTALVPYQGMTPVQAAYAASEKNLRPPLSTTSSPVLNGLIKRCWSANPSKRPDFNYIVSILEKYDECLKEGLPIMVVHQELRFGASLFELLKGCMATTTSSIPVQA, from the exons ATGGGCTTCTGCTTTCCGGCGGTAATCTTGAGGCTGAGGCTCGGAAAGAGGAGTCATGGCGGGTCTAGTATCACCCTCCCCTCATCCTCTTCGTCTCCTCCCCTTCCTTCCTCGTCCTCGTCCTACTCTCGGTGGTTATTAGTGAGGAGGAAACCGTTGCCGCCGCCCACAGAAATGGAGGTGATGGAGAAGAGGAGGTGGGACAGCTTAGAGTCTTGGTCCATGCTCTTGGACCTGCAGGGCAATGGATCAGATCAAGGCAATGACAATAATAATGATTGGGAGGGCGTCGGTCAGAGGGAGGAGTGGATGGCTGATCTCTCGCAGCTCTTCATCGGCAACAAGTTCGCTTCGGGATCCAACAGCAGGATTTACAGAGGAATCTACAAACAAAGAGCCGTCGCCATAAAGATGGTCAGGATTCCAGAGCAGGACCAGCAGAAGAAGACGATCCTAGAGAAGCAATTCAACTCCGAGGTCTCCTTCCTCTCCAGGCTATATCATCTAAACATCGTTCAG TTCATAGCAGCTTGCAAGAAGCCGCCAGTGTACTGCATCATCACAGAGTACATGTCCCAGGGAACTCTGAGGATGTACCTCCACAAGAAGGAGCCCTACTCGTTGTCGACGGAGACCATCTTGAGGTTGGCCCTGGACATATCGAGGGGGATGCAGTACCTCCACTCTCGAGGCGTCATTCACCGCGATCTCAAGTCGCACAACTTGCTCCTCAACGACGAGATGAGGGTGAAGGTGGCCGACTTCGGCACCTCCTGCCTGGAGACGCAATGCAAGGAGTCCAAGGGGAACATGGGGACTTACAGGTGGATGGCTCCCGAGATGATCAAGGAGAAGCCCTATACGAAGAAAGTAGACGTTTACAGCTTCGGAATCGTGCTGTGGGAGCTCACCACTGCTCTCGTTCCCTACCAGGGCATGACCCCCGTCCAAGCTGCCTACGCTGCTTCCGAGAAG AATCTCAGACCACCACTCTCGACGACAAGCTCTCCGGTGCTCAACGGTCTCATCAAGAGATGCTGGTCTGCGAACCCATCGAAAAGGCCGGACTTCAATTACATCGTCTCGATTTTGGAGAAGTACGATGAGTGCCTCAAGGAGGGTCTTCCGATTATGGTGGTGCATCAGGAGCTGAGATTTGGGGCTTCACTCTTCGAGCTCTTGAAAGGCTGCATGGCCACCACCACTTCATCGATTCCAGTTCAAGCCTGA